The Pseudolabrys sp. FHR47 genome contains a region encoding:
- a CDS encoding efflux RND transporter periplasmic adaptor subunit, with protein MLLLVLVLVAAGTVYFARGYFTGESGPVRAQQGGGERVVPVEVAKAEQKKVPVNLDALGTVTPIANVALKARLETTITAVHFRDGAHVDKGDLLFTLDCRQIEADMKRVQAVIDGAQASLEQAQRDVQRYSDLVDRNATPIVTLNNAQTAVNVSRATAESNRAQLENLKVQLGYCSIRAPIAGRISMANVKVGNFVRPADTAPMATIIQTAPIYVSFPVPQKNLPAIRQAIAAETATVQANIPGDAKRADGAVTMIENSVDASTGTAMIRATMPNQDELLWPGTLVNARMTLRVEDAVTVPANAVSVSQTGNFVFVIEDGKARVQQIVVERQVGDESVIASGLKGGETVVTDGQAFLANGTRVRIQTGGRPAPAGKPAGT; from the coding sequence TTGCTGCTTTTGGTTCTCGTGCTGGTTGCGGCCGGCACCGTTTATTTTGCTCGTGGCTATTTCACGGGCGAGTCGGGCCCCGTGCGCGCACAGCAAGGCGGCGGCGAACGGGTCGTGCCCGTCGAGGTTGCCAAGGCCGAGCAGAAGAAGGTTCCGGTCAATCTCGATGCTCTGGGAACCGTGACGCCCATCGCCAATGTCGCCCTGAAGGCGCGGCTGGAGACCACCATCACCGCCGTCCACTTCCGTGACGGAGCGCATGTCGACAAGGGCGATCTTCTCTTCACGCTCGACTGCCGCCAGATCGAAGCCGACATGAAGCGGGTGCAGGCTGTTATCGACGGCGCGCAAGCCTCGCTCGAACAGGCCCAGCGCGACGTGCAGCGCTATTCCGATCTCGTCGACCGCAATGCGACGCCTATCGTCACCCTCAACAACGCGCAAACCGCGGTGAACGTCTCCCGTGCCACGGCGGAGTCGAACCGCGCTCAGCTTGAAAATCTCAAGGTCCAGCTTGGCTACTGCTCGATCCGTGCGCCGATCGCCGGCCGCATCAGCATGGCCAATGTCAAGGTCGGCAACTTTGTGCGCCCCGCCGACACCGCGCCGATGGCGACCATCATCCAGACCGCGCCGATCTATGTGAGCTTCCCGGTGCCGCAGAAGAACCTGCCGGCGATCCGGCAAGCGATTGCCGCCGAAACGGCGACCGTTCAGGCCAACATCCCGGGCGATGCCAAGCGCGCCGATGGCGCGGTGACCATGATCGAGAATTCGGTCGACGCGTCCACCGGCACGGCCATGATCCGCGCCACCATGCCGAACCAGGATGAATTGTTGTGGCCCGGCACGCTCGTCAATGCGCGCATGACCTTGCGTGTCGAGGACGCGGTGACCGTACCGGCGAATGCCGTGTCTGTCAGCCAGACCGGCAATTTCGTTTTTGTCATCGAGGACGGCAAGGCGCGGGTGCAGCAGATCGTCGTCGAACGGCAGGTCGGCGACGAGTCGGTCATCGCATCAGGGCTCAAGGGCGGCGAGACAGTGGTGACCGACGGTCAGGCCTTTCTCGCCAATGGCACGCGGGTTCGGATACAGACCGGCGGCCGGCCGGCGCCGGCCGGCAAACCGGCGGGCACGTAA
- a CDS encoding efflux RND transporter permease subunit: MNISEVCIRRPVLTTLLMASIIVLGIFGYRLLPVAALPAVDFPTIRITATLPGASPETMAASVASPIERQLSTIAGITSLTSSSSLGNTEITVQFDLGRNIDGASLDVQTALSIAQRRLPVEMTTPPSFRKVNPGDFPVIFFSMRSATMPLSEINDFAETVLSPQLSQLPGVAQVAVYGAQRYAVRVQVDPVAAAARNVSLDEIRTVVARANSAAPVGNLDGNKQSLTLVATSSMKRAADYADVVVKYVNGAPIKLSEVARVVDSVENDKIATWFNDDRAIVLAVQRQPDANTVEVVDAAVNLIPRMRAQIPAAIELRPLFDRSISIRDAVHDVKETLAIAVVLVIMVIFLFLRKVSATVIPSLAVPMSLVGTFAAMYMFGFSINNMTLLALTLSVGFVVDDAIVMLENIVRHIEGGMRPFEAALKGAREIGFTIVSITFSLIAVFIPVLLMGGMVGRVFREFAVTVAVAIVVSGFVSLTLTPMLCARVLRGHHPGEEEKQNFVLRGFEWAFERVLGAYERTLDRVLAYKAVMLGVTFLTLIGTVWLYAIAPKGFFPTEDTGFLTGITEAKTDISYAAMVEHQRKLADIVRADPAVAYVNSTVGIGGPNSLVNNGRMLVALKPKSERGELRPVIDRLRRTANAVPGIRIFFQPIQNINLGGRPSKSQYQYTMQSNDTDALYRLAPDMRDKIAELPGLLDVTTDLYIKNPQVSVEVDRQKAAVYGVTIDQVRQELYNAFGTRQVATIYTPSNDYQVILQALPEVQKLGPDALNNIYLKTASGTSIPLSAVTRFERTVGPLQVNHQGQQPSVTISFNLAPGTSLGQATDAIRKLERDERLPASITATFQGTTQVFEEAQKGQGILILAAIFAAYIVLGILYESFIHPITIISGLPSAGIGAILTLMLFKMDLSVIAMIGIVMLVGIVKKNAIMMIDFALERRRIGLSAEAAIREAALLRFRPIMMTTFAAIFGTLPIALGAGAGAELRQPLGIAVVGGLCVSQLLTLYITPVVYLYLDRFDRMLKRRLEPQLEEVKDAPAQVAAE; this comes from the coding sequence ATGAATATTTCAGAAGTCTGCATTCGCCGTCCGGTGCTGACGACGCTGTTGATGGCATCGATCATCGTGCTCGGCATCTTCGGCTATCGGCTGCTGCCGGTGGCGGCGTTGCCCGCGGTAGACTTCCCGACCATCCGTATCACCGCAACGCTGCCAGGCGCTTCGCCCGAAACCATGGCGGCATCGGTGGCCTCGCCGATCGAGCGCCAGTTATCGACCATCGCCGGCATCACGTCGCTGACCTCGTCGTCCTCGCTCGGCAACACCGAAATCACCGTCCAGTTCGACCTTGGCCGCAATATCGACGGCGCCTCGCTCGACGTGCAGACGGCACTGTCCATCGCGCAGCGGCGCCTGCCGGTCGAAATGACCACGCCGCCGTCGTTCCGAAAGGTCAATCCGGGCGACTTCCCGGTGATCTTCTTCTCGATGCGCTCGGCGACGATGCCGCTTTCGGAAATCAACGATTTCGCCGAAACGGTACTATCGCCTCAGCTCTCGCAATTGCCCGGCGTGGCGCAGGTCGCCGTCTATGGCGCGCAACGCTATGCTGTCCGCGTGCAAGTCGACCCGGTCGCGGCCGCGGCACGCAATGTCTCGCTCGATGAAATCCGCACCGTGGTCGCGCGCGCCAACTCGGCGGCGCCGGTCGGCAATCTCGACGGTAACAAACAGTCGCTGACCCTTGTCGCGACGTCATCGATGAAGCGCGCGGCCGATTATGCCGATGTCGTCGTGAAATACGTTAATGGCGCGCCGATCAAGCTCAGCGAAGTGGCGCGTGTCGTCGATAGCGTCGAGAACGACAAGATTGCCACCTGGTTCAATGACGACCGCGCCATCGTGCTGGCCGTCCAGCGCCAGCCCGACGCCAATACGGTCGAGGTGGTGGACGCCGCGGTCAATCTCATCCCGCGCATGCGCGCGCAGATACCGGCGGCCATCGAGCTGCGGCCGCTGTTCGACCGTTCGATCTCGATCCGCGACGCCGTGCACGACGTGAAGGAGACTTTGGCGATCGCCGTGGTGCTGGTCATCATGGTGATCTTCCTGTTCCTGCGGAAGGTGTCGGCGACCGTGATCCCGTCGCTGGCGGTGCCGATGTCGCTGGTCGGCACGTTCGCCGCGATGTACATGTTCGGCTTCTCGATCAACAACATGACGCTGCTGGCGCTAACGCTGTCGGTCGGCTTCGTCGTCGACGACGCCATCGTCATGCTCGAGAACATCGTGCGCCATATCGAGGGCGGCATGCGGCCGTTCGAGGCGGCGCTGAAAGGCGCGCGCGAGATCGGCTTCACCATCGTATCGATCACGTTCTCGCTGATCGCGGTGTTCATCCCCGTGCTGCTGATGGGCGGCATGGTCGGCCGGGTGTTCCGCGAGTTCGCCGTCACGGTGGCCGTCGCCATCGTCGTGTCGGGCTTCGTGTCGCTGACGCTGACGCCGATGCTGTGCGCCCGCGTGCTCAGGGGACATCATCCGGGCGAAGAGGAGAAGCAGAACTTCGTCCTGCGCGGCTTCGAGTGGGCGTTCGAGCGGGTCCTCGGCGCCTACGAACGGACGCTCGACCGCGTGCTCGCCTACAAGGCGGTGATGCTCGGCGTGACGTTTCTGACGCTTATCGGCACGGTCTGGCTCTATGCCATCGCGCCCAAGGGTTTCTTCCCGACCGAGGACACCGGCTTCCTGACCGGCATCACCGAGGCCAAGACCGATATCTCGTATGCCGCCATGGTCGAGCACCAGCGCAAGCTGGCCGATATCGTGCGCGCCGATCCGGCGGTGGCCTATGTGAACTCGACCGTCGGCATTGGCGGCCCGAATTCGCTCGTCAATAACGGGCGCATGCTGGTGGCGCTCAAGCCCAAGTCGGAGCGCGGAGAATTGCGTCCCGTGATCGACCGGCTGCGGCGTACCGCCAACGCCGTGCCGGGCATCCGGATCTTCTTCCAGCCGATTCAGAACATCAATCTCGGCGGCCGGCCGTCGAAGAGTCAGTATCAATATACGATGCAGTCGAACGACACCGACGCGCTGTATCGGCTGGCGCCGGACATGCGCGACAAGATCGCCGAACTGCCCGGCCTGCTCGACGTGACGACCGATCTCTACATCAAGAACCCGCAAGTGTCGGTCGAGGTCGACCGGCAGAAGGCCGCCGTGTATGGTGTCACCATCGATCAGGTGCGTCAGGAGCTTTACAACGCTTTCGGCACGCGCCAGGTCGCGACCATCTATACGCCGTCGAACGACTATCAGGTGATCCTGCAGGCGTTGCCGGAGGTCCAGAAGCTAGGCCCCGATGCGCTCAACAACATCTACCTGAAGACCGCGAGCGGCACTTCGATCCCGCTGTCGGCGGTGACGCGTTTCGAGCGCACCGTCGGCCCGCTGCAGGTCAACCACCAGGGCCAGCAGCCATCGGTGACGATCTCCTTCAACCTTGCGCCCGGCACCTCACTCGGCCAGGCGACCGACGCCATCCGCAAGCTGGAGCGCGACGAGCGGCTGCCGGCGAGCATCACCGCGACGTTCCAGGGTACTACGCAGGTGTTCGAGGAGGCGCAGAAGGGGCAGGGCATCCTGATCCTCGCTGCCATCTTCGCCGCTTATATCGTGCTTGGCATTCTCTACGAGAGCTTCATCCACCCGATCACGATCATCTCCGGCCTGCCGTCGGCCGGCATCGGCGCCATCCTGACGCTGATGTTGTTCAAGATGGATCTGTCGGTGATCGCCATGATCGGCATCGTCATGCTGGTCGGTATCGTCAAGAAGAACGCGATCATGATGATCGACTTCGCGCTCGAGCGCCGCCGCATCGGCCTGTCGGCGGAGGCGGCGATCCGTGAGGCGGCGCTGCTGCGATTCCGCCCGATCATGATGACGACCTTCGCGGCGATCTTCGGCACCTTGCCGATCGCGCTCGGAGCCGGCGCCGGCGCCGAACTGCGCCAGCCGCTCGGCATCGCCGTGGTCGGCGGCCTCTGCGTGTCGCAGTTGCTGACGCTGTACATCACGCCGGTGGTCTATCTCTATCTCGATCGCTTCGACCGCATGCTCAAGCGCCGCCTCGAGCCGCAGCTCGAGGAGGTCAAGGACGCCCCGGCGCAGGTGGCGGCCGAATAG
- a CDS encoding SPFH domain-containing protein — protein MESLVFLIALVVLVLAVVAAGVKTVPQGFQWTVERFGRYRTTLMPGLNLIVPFIDRIGHKINVQETVLEIPSQSVITKDNASVTVDGIVFFQVLQAARAAYEVQNLQGAVANMALTNIRTAIGALDLDETLSKRDEINDRLLQVLDAATQPWGVKITRVELKDISPPDNVVASMAMQLTAERERRAAILTAEGIKQAAILKAEGEKQSQILAAEGRLAAANRDAEARERLATAEAEATRAVSKAVEDGNVQALNYFVAQKYVEALSQIGQAPNAKLLLMPMEMSGVVSAVAGIAELTKNAKLGDAK, from the coding sequence ATGGAATCGCTGGTATTTCTGATCGCACTGGTGGTGCTGGTGCTGGCGGTGGTTGCCGCCGGTGTGAAGACGGTGCCGCAGGGCTTTCAATGGACCGTGGAGCGCTTCGGCCGCTATCGCACGACGCTGATGCCGGGCCTCAACCTGATCGTGCCCTTCATCGACAGGATCGGCCACAAGATCAACGTGCAGGAAACGGTGCTCGAGATTCCGAGCCAGTCGGTGATCACCAAGGACAACGCCTCGGTGACGGTGGACGGCATCGTGTTCTTTCAGGTCCTGCAGGCGGCGAGAGCTGCCTATGAAGTGCAGAATCTGCAGGGGGCGGTCGCCAATATGGCGCTCACCAATATCCGCACCGCGATCGGCGCGCTCGATCTCGACGAGACCCTGTCCAAGCGCGACGAAATCAACGACCGATTGCTTCAAGTGCTCGATGCCGCCACGCAGCCGTGGGGAGTCAAGATCACCCGCGTCGAACTGAAAGACATCAGCCCGCCGGACAACGTCGTGGCCTCGATGGCGATGCAGCTCACCGCCGAGCGCGAACGCCGCGCGGCCATCCTGACCGCCGAGGGCATCAAGCAGGCCGCGATTCTGAAAGCGGAAGGCGAGAAGCAGTCGCAGATTCTGGCGGCAGAAGGCCGCCTTGCGGCCGCTAACCGCGACGCCGAAGCGCGCGAGCGTCTCGCTACCGCCGAGGCGGAGGCGACGCGCGCCGTCTCCAAGGCGGTCGAGGATGGCAATGTGCAGGCGCTCAATTATTTCGTGGCACAGAAATATGTCGAAGCGCTTAGCCAGATTGGCCAGGCGCCGAATGCCAAATTACTGCTGATGCCAATGGAGATGTCCGGCGTGGTCAGCGCGGTTGCCGGTATCGCCGAGTTGACCAAGAACGCCAAGCTCGGTGACGCCAAGTGA
- a CDS encoding NfeD family protein produces MPIWTSPWVWAVAAVVVAFLELAVPGNYLIWIACAAAFTALVGFVFDWSLNSQLTFFAVACIASCVAGYFVYRRLALSGADAEPMNRRDLELVGQPATASEAFVNGRGHVRLNDTIWLAEGNEDFAAGTALTITAVHGTSLVVVRK; encoded by the coding sequence ATGCCGATCTGGACATCGCCGTGGGTCTGGGCAGTGGCGGCCGTCGTCGTCGCGTTTCTCGAACTGGCGGTGCCAGGCAATTATCTCATCTGGATCGCCTGTGCCGCCGCGTTCACGGCTCTTGTCGGCTTCGTATTCGACTGGTCGTTGAATTCGCAACTGACTTTCTTCGCGGTGGCCTGCATCGCGTCCTGCGTCGCGGGCTATTTTGTCTATCGCCGGCTGGCGTTGAGTGGTGCCGATGCCGAGCCGATGAACCGGCGCGATCTTGAGCTGGTCGGTCAGCCGGCCACGGCCAGCGAAGCTTTTGTCAACGGCCGCGGCCATGTCCGGCTCAACGACACGATTTGGCTGGCCGAAGGCAACGAGGATTTCGCCGCCGGTACGGCGCTGACGATTACGGCGGTGCATGGAACGAGTCTGGTCGTTGTCAGAAAGTAA
- a CDS encoding tripartite tricarboxylate transporter substrate binding protein, producing the protein MRRVAAFVALLLAMSLNIPPSVQAADWPTRPVRVVVPFGAGSATDVIPRIVFDQVGREIGQQIIVENRGGAGGTIGEAAVAAAEPDGYTFLTTSSAHTIAPALYSKLSYSVADDFATVAAVGSVPNVLIIAPSRGIKTIQDFVKEAKANPGKLTFASLGIGSAVHMSAERFRFSAGYDALHVPFKGGAEALNEVIAGRVDYYFCPIATALPHIKAGKLLALAVSSPTRAPQLPDVPTTLEAGFPNSDYTFWIGTFAPAKTDKAIADKFGAAIAKALSSPEVRAKLEAIGAQPASISREAFDKQVKTELGTYAEFAKKTGMKIN; encoded by the coding sequence ATGCGCCGCGTTGCCGCTTTCGTCGCCTTGTTGCTTGCGATGTCGCTCAATATTCCGCCGTCGGTCCAGGCGGCGGACTGGCCGACGCGGCCCGTGCGGGTCGTCGTTCCGTTCGGCGCTGGGAGCGCCACCGACGTTATTCCGCGTATCGTGTTTGACCAGGTCGGCAGGGAAATCGGGCAGCAGATCATCGTTGAAAACCGCGGCGGTGCCGGCGGCACCATCGGCGAAGCCGCCGTCGCCGCCGCGGAACCGGACGGCTATACGTTCCTGACGACATCGTCGGCGCACACCATCGCGCCGGCACTCTACTCCAAGCTCAGTTATTCGGTGGCGGACGACTTTGCGACGGTGGCAGCGGTCGGCAGCGTCCCGAACGTGTTGATTATTGCGCCGTCGCGCGGCATCAAGACCATTCAGGACTTCGTCAAGGAAGCAAAGGCCAATCCCGGCAAGCTCACTTTCGCTTCGCTCGGCATCGGATCGGCGGTGCATATGAGCGCCGAACGCTTCCGCTTTAGTGCCGGCTACGATGCTCTGCACGTGCCGTTCAAGGGCGGGGCCGAAGCGCTGAACGAGGTGATCGCCGGCCGCGTCGACTATTATTTCTGCCCCATCGCCACCGCGCTGCCGCACATCAAGGCAGGCAAGTTGCTGGCGCTGGCGGTGTCGAGCCCGACGCGCGCGCCGCAACTGCCCGACGTGCCGACGACGTTGGAAGCCGGTTTCCCGAACAGCGATTACACGTTCTGGATCGGCACCTTTGCGCCGGCCAAGACCGACAAGGCGATCGCCGATAAATTCGGAGCCGCGATCGCCAAGGCGCTATCCTCGCCCGAAGTGAGGGCGAAGCTTGAGGCGATCGGTGCCCAACCGGCGTCGATCTCGCGCGAGGCGTTCGACAAGCAGGTCAAGACCGAACTCGGCACCTATGCCGAGTTCGCCAAGAAAACAGGGATGAAGATCAACTAG
- the erpA gene encoding iron-sulfur cluster insertion protein ErpA — protein MDAVTDSATPVTVSERAARRIGEILKGEPVGTMLRVSVEGGGCSGFQYKFDMDRECADDDLVISRDGATVLIDQVSVNYMAGSEIDFVDDLIGASFKVKNPNATAACGCGTSFAL, from the coding sequence ATGGACGCGGTCACCGATAGCGCCACCCCGGTTACGGTCAGCGAACGCGCCGCCCGGCGGATCGGCGAAATCCTCAAAGGCGAGCCCGTCGGCACCATGCTGCGCGTCTCGGTCGAAGGCGGCGGCTGCTCGGGCTTCCAATACAAGTTCGATATGGATCGCGAGTGCGCCGACGACGACCTCGTCATCAGCCGCGACGGCGCCACCGTGCTCATCGACCAGGTGTCGGTGAACTACATGGCCGGGTCCGAGATCGACTTCGTCGATGACCTGATCGGCGCCTCGTTCAAGGTCAAGAACCCGAACGCCACCGCGGCCTGCGGCTGCGGCACCAGCTTCGCGCTTTGA
- a CDS encoding deoxyguanosinetriphosphate triphosphohydrolase: MAIDSGRPRAIYAADPRQSRGRLVAEPASPTRNDFRRDCDRIIHSAAFRRLAYKTQVFIFHEGDHYRTRLTHTLEVAQIARSLARALGCDEDLAEVVALSHDLGHTPFGHAGERALDRILRHAGGFDHNAQALRIVTDLERRYADFDGLNLTWETLEGLVKHNGALLARDGAPTVRYAEHGVPKPILAYNRRHDLELWSQASAEAQIAAVADDIAYDAHDIDDGLRADLFTLGDLSSVPFLGGIVREIEDRYRSLDPARRVHEVTRRVITRMIEDVIAESERRIAELAPHSVSDIRNAPGAVVGFSAAMTAVDEAIKGFLYPRMYRHHRVMRVMHDAEGVVADLFLHFSATPSDLPEEWCVGFAGLDDTSRERRIADYIAGMTDRYALAEHTRFFGTTPELR; this comes from the coding sequence ATGGCCATCGATAGCGGCCGCCCCCGCGCCATTTACGCCGCCGATCCGCGCCAAAGCCGCGGCCGGCTGGTGGCCGAGCCGGCAAGCCCGACCCGCAACGATTTCCGCCGCGACTGCGACCGCATCATCCACTCGGCGGCGTTCCGGCGCCTTGCTTACAAAACGCAGGTTTTCATCTTCCACGAAGGCGATCACTACCGCACGCGGCTCACCCACACGTTGGAAGTGGCGCAGATCGCCCGCTCGCTGGCGCGGGCCTTGGGCTGTGACGAAGATCTGGCGGAGGTGGTGGCGCTGAGCCACGACCTCGGCCACACGCCGTTCGGTCATGCCGGCGAACGCGCGCTCGACCGCATTCTGCGCCATGCCGGCGGCTTCGATCACAATGCGCAGGCGCTGCGGATCGTCACCGATCTGGAGCGCCGCTATGCCGACTTCGACGGCCTCAACCTGACCTGGGAAACGCTCGAGGGTCTGGTCAAGCACAACGGCGCACTGCTGGCGCGCGATGGCGCGCCGACGGTGCGCTATGCCGAGCACGGCGTGCCGAAACCGATCCTGGCCTATAACAGGCGGCACGACCTCGAACTGTGGTCGCAGGCTTCCGCCGAGGCGCAGATCGCGGCGGTCGCCGATGACATCGCTTACGACGCCCACGACATCGACGACGGTCTGCGCGCCGACCTGTTCACCCTGGGCGATCTATCGAGCGTGCCGTTCCTTGGCGGCATCGTGCGCGAGATCGAGGACCGTTATCGCAGCCTCGATCCGGCGCGCCGCGTCCATGAGGTGACGCGCCGCGTCATCACGCGGATGATCGAGGACGTGATCGCCGAGAGCGAGCGCCGCATTGCCGAGCTTGCCCCGCACAGCGTGTCCGATATCCGCAACGCACCGGGAGCGGTGGTCGGATTCTCGGCGGCGATGACGGCGGTCGACGAAGCGATCAAGGGCTTCCTCTATCCGCGCATGTATCGCCACCATCGGGTCATGCGGGTGATGCACGACGCCGAAGGCGTGGTCGCCGACCTGTTCCTGCACTTCAGCGCCACACCAAGCGACTTGCCCGAGGAGTGGTGCGTGGGTTTTGCCGGGCTCGACGATACGAGCAGGGAACGGCGCATCGCCGACTATATCGCCGGCATGACCGATCGCTACGCGCTCGCCGAGCACACGCGCTTCTTCGGGACGACGCCTGAACTGCGCTGA